The region CCGTCACAAGGTGGCCACACCCCTCGACCCCGACACCCGACTGCCAACCAAGCACGAGTGCGGCTGCTTGTACCCGCTCGGCCGGGACGGGAAGCCCCGCCGCCCgcagcccggcggcggcggcggcggctgctgcacgGCGGTGCTGACGGAGCAGCCGAGGCGGAAGGCGGACGGCTCGCGCTCGCTCTGCGTCTACTGTCAGAACGTGTTCGAGCACGAGGAGAACGGGCGCGGCCGCTGCCAGGAGGCGCCCGACCCCGTGCAGACGTGCATCCGGCGCGTCAGCTTCCTGTGGTGCGCCGACAGCCTGCTGTACCACTGCATGTCCGACCCGGAGGGCGACTTCTCCGACCCCTGCTCCTGTGACACCGGCGATGAGCGCTTCTGCCTCCGCTGGGCGGCGCTGTTGGCGCTGTCGCTGCTGGCGCCCTGCATGTGCTGCTACGCCCCCCTCAGGGCGTGTCACCGCTGCGGCGTGGCGTGCCGCTGCTGCGGCGGGAAGCACAAAGCGGCGGCCTGACGGCGTCCCGCGGGGAACCTTTGTGTAGTCGGTGTGGTTTTGTGTTGCTGATCAAAGTTTCTAGAGAAATCTAAAATGTCAATATACAAATATAAACTTTATATTTTTACAatctgttttgtgtctttttttcagAGGCTTCAGAAAGTTGGTTGTATTTTTGAAGCCAAGACTTATACAAAAAAATGGGTGTGTGAGTATGagtgcagttttattttgaaaatcttgATATTTCCTTTAATCTCTGCTCAGATTTATTTGGGAAAAGCCTCCTCTTCCGGCTGCACTTCTTTCCAGTCTCATTTTCTTTAATGCGTCTCAGCCTAAAGAAGCAGGCGTTGCTGCAGAATTTCTTGGATCGGGAGAAAAATCCGAAGAATGAGACAACTGAGGACTTCAAGGCTCCCGCCAGTCTCCCAGTGAATTCCCATTGTAATGCTGTAATAAATTATGGCTTCGACAGATGATTCAAATGCTCCTAATCCACGTGCTGACCGGCCGAAGACATGAAACCCTCAAAACTGGTTCGCCACATCGAGACTCCACACAAGAATTTGAAGGtttgaagggaagaaaaaaaacacagacagaaactAGTATTTAAAGCCACCACTTCATCAAATAGTGAGTTTAGTTTTGCtgtttaaatttcaatttatcAGAAAGCGCATCACATTAAACCAGATGGACAGCTAGATATATGATCCTGTGCTGTGTGTGACCTCCCCTTATTCACCTTCCTATGGCACTTCAGTTCTGTCCGCGGTGCAAATAAGGCTGAAGATACTAGGAATGTATGAATTTTATAGATTTTAACACAACTGCATTTGATCACACGTTTGTCTTCTTCATTGAGATGTTTCATACTAAAATATCACCACGTCAGTGAATGGGACTGCATCATTGCActtccaccagcagggggcagcctTCACTTCCATTCACAAACAtggcttctttttattttggaacatAGAATAATCTATTTAACCTGATTCTCAGTTGCTCTTCAAGACCGAGATGAGACAAATCCAAAGAGTGGCGACTGAAAGATGCATGAACAGGTTTGAATTTAGACTGAAATAAAAGGAACTCGTGATGAGAATCAACTTTATTGGTTTATGGGatttgtgaaaacaggaaagaaacCCCAGTATGTGTAACTGGTTTGAAAACGTAAGACTGAACTGTTTAACTCCTACTTAACAGTAGAAAACACACCAAGGATCTACAATGCTACACTGAGTTTCCACTGCAAGTTCAGCTGAGGAGCAACAGCCCACATCATCCATCTGCTCAGTGTGAGAGAcggcgcctcctgcaggtcacACAGAGGGTATTAAAAACATCTCGGAGACGGGGAGCGGTGAGGAGCTTAGCTGAGGTTTCCACATGTCTCcactgtctctgtcctcagctCACCGCTGTAAAATGTtcaggctgcagcttcagagtGTCCAACACACAatcacttcctcctcatcccaAGCTGCCGGTTCGACTCCAGCCTggtgcagcctgcagcctctgcCTTCTCCTCTCCATCGCCTGCTGCTTTTTCATCTGGATCTCTGCATCCGAACACCTCAGAgacgctgaaacacacacatataacacAGGACTGTGAAACGCACATGGCAGAATTAGAGATACACATGTGACTGTGAAttgcttcctgtttctcacCTGTGTTGGTAACCGTGGAAACTGGGTTGTTTGGCTTCTTGAAGGAGAACCGGTCTTTGTGTGTGCTTGTTGGGAACCCATCGTTCCTCCTGGGAGTCTCCAACCTGCCGAATCCTGAAACCTCCTGCTTGAACCTGACAGGTTCACCAGCGGTACTCCAATGCACAGGGGCCCCGGTGGGAACGGGGCCTCTGGAGGAGGCGTAGTTCGTACAGGTAGTGTCTGCTTTAGGCTTATTGAAGGGCGTGTGTGGAGCCGCTCTCTGGTTGGACGCAGGGACATTGGAGTCGACCTGCCTCTCCAGGTCTTCGCACAGTTGGCACAGCAAATCGTCGTCTTCAGCGTCGTCCCAAAGAGGCTCGGCCGAGAACAGAGCGTCCAGGTCGTCCAGCAGAAAGTCTCTGGTGGTGAACGGCGGCTCTGAGCGGCGGTCCGGTCCCTGGCTCACCCCACAGTCTGACTCAACCCTTGCTCCTGGACTCACATTTTCcttgtttgctgctgtttggacCAATCTGAGAGCAGAAGCCGAGTCTGAGCTGCAGCCCGGTACCCGGCTCAGCCTCCCTGTGCCGGCTGCTGATTGGTGGAGTTTGACAGGGGACGAGTTCTGATGCCTCACCTGTCCAGTTCGAGGGATTGGCTTCTGGGTGGAGCTATCGATCGGAGCTAGAAACATCTCTGGATTATGAGCCAGCTCCAAAACCAAAGAGTCGTTAAACAAGTGGTCGTTTTCCCAGTCGTCCTGGATTTCAGCACCATGCGAGGCGGTGCTGGTGGGGAGGGGTTTAACATCAACAGCACTGGGTCCGACCTGTGACGGCTGACTGAGCCGTCCGCTCAGGTGTTGCGTCGGtccatcaaacaggaagtccagatCGTCAACCTCGGTGGGATGCACGGCGGTCTGATGATTCGTGGACTCCAACGCAGCATCAGTGAGGAGCTCCGGGCTCAGCGGGGGTTCGGGGGCATCGGGTCGGAACATGGTGAGGTCAAACTGTTTAGCGAGTCTCAGCAAATCATCCACCACAGTCCGtctgacaaaaagaaaaaaaaaaaaaagaacaaaaaaatgaatgaaggcTCAGAGGTCAGCGTCACACTCTGCAGACATTGTCTTACACATTGTCCAACCTGTGATTTCCAAACTAGGCTGTGAAAGCATCTTCGCCATCCCTCTTAATAAAACCTCAGGTGTAACAGAACTATTCTACTGTGATCTGTTTCTACATCAATGTGGAAACGTTTCACTGTAATCACATAGAAACTTTCTGCTGAGTCAGCATCAAGTTCCTTTAAACTGATAAAAAAGCtcagaaacatgaaggaaaGTTGAGGTTTGTCCACTATCAGCTGTTTCTTGTTGCTGTCACTCAGGAATTGAGCATGGGTCTCCTGTGAGAACAAGCCTGCTCTCAGTGCTCCCTCCTCGTTCTTCAGCAGGTGCAGTTGGGCTCTGATGGAAGCTGACTCAGCTCTACTTCAGCAACTTTCCAATTTTCTGACATTCGTGTATCACTCACCGTGGAGACTTCCTGGGTTTCGGAGCCTGAAGGTCTGGCGTGCAGGGGATGGTGGCGCTGTCCCCAATCCACTGCTGCAGGGTGGGCTCAGGTACTGCCGGCCTGCCATGCTT is a window of Salarias fasciatus unplaced genomic scaffold, fSalaFa1.1, whole genome shotgun sequence DNA encoding:
- the LOC115385462 gene encoding uncharacterized protein LOC115385462; the protein is MCCSCNRGKNHVARGVDISEIVSRIAPKHGRPAVPEPTLQQWIGDSATIPCTPDLQAPKPRKSPRRTVVDDLLRLAKQFDLTMFRPDAPEPPLSPELLTDAALESTNHQTAVHPTEVDDLDFLFDGPTQHLSGRLSQPSQVGPSAVDVKPLPTSTASHGAEIQDDWENDHLFNDSLVLELAHNPEMFLAPIDSSTQKPIPRTGQVRHQNSSPVKLHQSAAGTGRLSRVPGCSSDSASALRLVQTAANKENVSPGARVESDCGVSQGPDRRSEPPFTTRDFLLDDLDALFSAEPLWDDAEDDDLLCQLCEDLERQVDSNVPASNQRAAPHTPFNKPKADTTCTNYASSRGPVPTGAPVHWSTAGEPVRFKQEVSGFGRLETPRRNDGFPTSTHKDRFSFKKPNNPVSTVTNTASLRCSDAEIQMKKQQAMERRRQRLQAAPGWSRTGSLG